In the genome of Pelagibacterium nitratireducens, one region contains:
- a CDS encoding potassium/proton antiporter, giving the protein MIDWIYPLLLVGAALIVVSVFTSLVAFRFGAPLLLLFLGIGLGAGSDGLGIEFSDVNTAYFVGSLALAVILFDSGFGTSLKSFRQAAAPSIVLATVGVLLTTAIVGMAARLMFGFGWAEGLLMGAIVSSTDAAAVFFLLRVGGITIRDKVRSTLEVESGSNDPMAIFLTIMFVELLASGSGITGFTHEFVVGFGLQMGLGVTLGIAGGAAIVFIINRVELEGALYPIIVLGMAVLLFAFTGLLGGSGALAAYVAGLVAGNRRVRARATLVRFQDGMTWLAQIVMFLILGLLASPSQFGEVALPAVALALFLMFVARPVAVWLCLLAFQYQRDEIAFISWVGLRGAVSILLAILPLIALLENGAVLFNTAFIIVLTSLLVQGWTIRPMAQWLGLIVPPRIGPVERVGLELPGSAHHELIVYHVVEGSPVAEGERLPRWARPSLIVRDGQSMRFQYAGRIKAGDYVYMFIAPRYTRLLDRLFASPTKVEADDKDFFGEFRINPRRPLVALKDAYDAQIGPNVSLEKTIGDYMRERLGGTAEIGDRVAIGALELIVREVDIEGEVSEAGLAIDQDAQKARVPVFMSGRELKAFVRAKLNERRTKKSSRKIEAQQAAEPAADRSQD; this is encoded by the coding sequence GTTTCGGTTTTTACCAGTCTCGTGGCGTTCCGCTTCGGGGCACCCTTGCTGCTGTTGTTTCTGGGCATCGGCCTGGGCGCGGGCAGCGACGGGCTGGGGATCGAATTTTCCGACGTCAACACCGCCTATTTCGTGGGCTCGCTGGCGCTTGCGGTCATTCTTTTCGATTCGGGGTTCGGCACATCGCTGAAATCATTCCGGCAGGCGGCGGCGCCATCGATCGTTCTGGCGACGGTGGGGGTGCTGCTGACCACGGCGATCGTGGGCATGGCGGCACGGTTGATGTTCGGGTTCGGTTGGGCCGAGGGGCTTTTGATGGGCGCCATCGTTTCCTCGACCGACGCGGCGGCGGTGTTTTTCCTTTTGCGCGTGGGCGGCATCACCATTCGCGACAAGGTGCGCTCGACGCTCGAAGTGGAGTCGGGATCGAACGATCCGATGGCGATCTTTCTGACCATCATGTTCGTGGAACTGCTGGCTTCGGGGTCGGGCATCACCGGGTTCACCCATGAATTTGTCGTGGGGTTCGGGTTGCAGATGGGGCTGGGGGTGACCCTGGGCATCGCGGGGGGAGCGGCGATCGTTTTCATCATCAACCGGGTGGAACTGGAGGGCGCGCTCTATCCCATTATCGTTCTGGGCATGGCGGTGCTGCTGTTTGCCTTTACCGGGCTGCTTGGAGGATCTGGCGCGCTTGCCGCCTATGTGGCGGGGCTGGTGGCGGGCAATCGCCGGGTGCGGGCGCGGGCGACGCTGGTGCGGTTCCAGGACGGGATGACCTGGCTGGCCCAGATCGTCATGTTCCTCATCCTGGGGCTCCTGGCCAGCCCCTCCCAGTTCGGCGAGGTGGCGCTGCCGGCTGTGGCGCTGGCGCTGTTCTTGATGTTTGTGGCGCGGCCGGTCGCGGTGTGGCTGTGCCTTCTGGCGTTCCAGTATCAGCGCGACGAGATCGCGTTCATTTCCTGGGTGGGCCTGCGCGGCGCGGTCTCGATCCTTCTGGCCATCCTGCCGCTGATCGCATTGCTCGAAAACGGGGCCGTGCTGTTCAACACCGCCTTCATCATCGTTCTGACCTCGCTTTTGGTGCAGGGCTGGACCATCCGGCCCATGGCGCAATGGCTGGGCCTGATCGTGCCGCCGCGCATCGGTCCGGTCGAGCGCGTCGGGCTCGAATTGCCGGGCAGCGCGCATCACGAATTGATCGTCTACCACGTTGTCGAGGGGAGCCCGGTGGCCGAGGGCGAAAGGCTGCCGCGCTGGGCGCGTCCCTCGCTGATCGTGCGGGACGGGCAATCGATGCGGTTTCAGTATGCCGGGCGCATCAAGGCCGGCGACTATGTCTATATGTTCATTGCGCCGCGCTATACGCGGCTGCTCGACCGGCTTTTCGCCAGCCCCACCAAGGTGGAGGCCGATGACAAGGATTTCTTCGGCGAGTTCAGGATCAACCCCAGGCGTCCGCTCGTTGCGCTCAAGGATGCCTATGACGCCCAGATCGGGCCCAATGTTTCGCTGGAGAAAACCATTGGCGACTATATGCGCGAGCGGCTGGGCGGGACGGCGGAAATCGGCGACCGGGTGGCCATCGGGGCGCTCGAGCTGATCGTGCGCGAGGTCGATATCGAGGGCGAGGTGTCCGAAGCCGGGCTGGCCATCGACCAGGACGCCCAGAAAGCCCGCGTGCCCGTGTTCATGAGCGGGCGGGAACTCAAGGCGTTCGTCCGGGCCAAGCTCAACGAACGGCGGACCAAAAAGTCCAGCCGGAAGATCGAGGCGCAACAGGCCGCCGAGCCTGCTGCCGATCGCTCTCAGGACTGA
- a CDS encoding flavin reductase family protein, which produces MTKPNIKLPPASPALALALADHPAAADAVPASQFTSAMSTLAASVTVVTARSGDSQYGRTVTAMLSLSAEPPAVIVSITRDTDLARTIDAAGRFSLSVLAEDQQSVADAFAGWGPDDRFAVDDWQHWPSGQPLLSGAVTSLDCVLAGAIVLDTHTLYAGIVTHTRSFPDRAPLIWHRRGYKGLDQS; this is translated from the coding sequence ATGACAAAACCGAACATCAAATTGCCGCCGGCCAGCCCGGCCCTTGCCCTCGCGCTGGCCGACCACCCCGCCGCCGCCGACGCGGTGCCCGCATCCCAGTTTACCAGCGCCATGAGCACGCTGGCCGCATCGGTCACTGTCGTGACCGCCCGTTCGGGCGACAGCCAGTACGGCCGTACCGTCACCGCCATGCTCTCGCTGAGCGCCGAACCGCCCGCCGTCATCGTCTCCATCACCCGCGACACCGATCTGGCCCGCACCATCGACGCCGCCGGCCGCTTTTCGCTCTCGGTTCTCGCAGAGGACCAGCAATCGGTCGCGGACGCCTTTGCCGGCTGGGGACCTGACGATCGTTTTGCGGTTGATGACTGGCAGCACTGGCCCTCGGGTCAGCCCCTGCTTTCCGGCGCCGTCACCAGTCTCGATTGCGTCCTGGCCGGCGCAATCGTTTTGGACACCCACACCCTCTATGCCGGCATCGTCACCCACACCCGCTCCTTCCCCGATCGCGCCCCGCTCATATGGCACCGGCGCGGCTACAAGGGTCTCGATCAGTCCTGA
- a CDS encoding metalloregulator ArsR/SmtB family transcription factor, whose product MSSSKPVIENSPPLPEAATWSPRNAAERVLFHLKMHGDKTAGELGRALGTSGEAARQQLVRLSEDGLVESWSQSRGVGRPSQFWRLTAAGQSRFPDTHAALTVELLGIVGDTLGAEVLSRIIDAREERTKSVYHAAMSDAGGLGERVARLADLRSAEGYMADWEPDGEGGYVLYENHCPICAAATACQNFCRAELAVFRDVLGPGAKVERTDHIVMGARRCAYRISRAGD is encoded by the coding sequence ATGTCAAGCAGCAAACCGGTTATTGAAAATTCGCCCCCCTTGCCCGAGGCCGCAACCTGGTCTCCGCGCAATGCGGCCGAGCGCGTCCTGTTCCACCTCAAGATGCACGGAGACAAGACGGCCGGCGAGTTGGGCCGGGCGCTCGGAACGTCGGGGGAAGCGGCGCGCCAGCAATTGGTGCGGCTGTCCGAGGACGGACTTGTGGAAAGCTGGAGCCAGTCGCGCGGGGTGGGGCGGCCGTCCCAGTTCTGGCGCCTGACGGCGGCGGGACAATCGCGGTTTCCCGACACCCATGCGGCGCTCACCGTCGAGCTTTTGGGTATCGTGGGCGACACGCTGGGGGCCGAGGTGCTCTCGCGGATCATCGATGCGCGCGAGGAGCGCACCAAATCGGTCTATCACGCGGCGATGAGCGATGCGGGCGGGCTGGGCGAGCGGGTGGCTAGGCTGGCCGATCTGCGCTCGGCCGAGGGGTATATGGCCGACTGGGAGCCCGATGGCGAGGGCGGGTATGTGCTTTATGAAAACCATTGCCCGATCTGCGCGGCGGCGACGGCATGCCAGAATTTCTGCCGGGCCGAACTGGCGGTATTCCGCGATGTATTGGGGCCCGGAGCGAAGGTGGAGCGCACCGATCATATCGTTATGGGCGCGCGGCGGTGTGCGTATCGGATTTCCCGCGCCGGGGACTGA
- a CDS encoding VOC family protein codes for MLNQIRGLHHVTSMSRDGDANNHFFTDTLGLRRVKKTVNFDEPSVYHLYYGDEAGMPGSVMTYFPFPHIIRGRPGTGEVGETVFSVPEGSLSFWKERFAEKGVGGVISEEAFGESRLRFTAVDGDSFALVEAKGDARAPWTGGAVAGDEAIRGFAGASLRLGDSGATEELLKFMGYEHADTSKGIKRFVIPGGNGADIIDLQTLPNMPRGDLGAGSVHHIAFAVDDREAQKAVRQALLDTGYQVTPVIDRDYFYAIYFRTPGGVLFEIATNEPGFDKDEDTAHLGEALKLPSQHEHLRAWLETHLPEIKD; via the coding sequence ATGCTCAACCAGATCAGGGGCCTTCATCATGTGACGTCGATGTCGCGCGATGGCGATGCCAACAATCACTTCTTTACCGATACGCTCGGTCTGCGCCGGGTCAAAAAGACCGTCAATTTCGACGAGCCTTCGGTCTATCATCTCTATTATGGCGACGAGGCGGGGATGCCGGGGTCGGTGATGACCTATTTCCCGTTCCCTCATATCATCCGCGGCCGCCCCGGCACCGGCGAAGTGGGCGAGACGGTGTTTTCGGTTCCCGAGGGCAGCCTTTCGTTCTGGAAGGAGCGGTTTGCCGAAAAGGGCGTTGGCGGGGTGATTTCCGAAGAGGCGTTCGGGGAAAGCCGTCTGCGGTTTACCGCCGTCGATGGCGACAGTTTCGCGCTCGTGGAAGCCAAGGGCGACGCGCGGGCCCCCTGGACCGGCGGAGCGGTGGCCGGGGACGAGGCGATCCGTGGTTTTGCCGGTGCCAGCTTGCGGCTTGGCGACAGCGGGGCGACCGAAGAGCTGCTCAAATTCATGGGGTATGAACACGCCGACACCTCCAAGGGTATCAAGCGGTTCGTGATTCCGGGCGGCAATGGGGCCGATATTATCGATTTGCAGACCCTGCCCAACATGCCGCGCGGCGATCTGGGAGCCGGATCGGTGCACCACATCGCTTTTGCCGTCGACGATCGCGAAGCTCAGAAGGCGGTGCGTCAGGCGCTGCTCGACACAGGGTATCAGGTGACCCCGGTGATCGATCGCGATTATTTCTATGCGATCTATTTCCGCACGCCCGGTGGCGTTCTGTTCGAGATCGCGACCAATGAGCCCGGTTTCGACAAGGACGAGGACACCGCCCATCTGGGCGAGGCCCTCAAACTGCCCAGCCAGCACGAACATCTGCGGGCGTGGCTGGAAACCCATCTGCCCGAAATAAAGGACTGA
- a CDS encoding alpha/beta hydrolase, with protein MSETYFTKEHAGQGPAAPTLVLLHGTGGDENQFFNLGRQLLPQARLVAIRGDVSEGGALRYFRRTGEGVYDMDDLAVRTEKMAGFLKGLKSDGPLIGLGYSNGANILASVMMAHPELIDASVLMHPLIPWTPDPVHGLAERDVLITAGRRDPICPAPLTQALADWFGAQRAATKIAWHEGGHEIVQAELAATAEFLADFNHG; from the coding sequence ATGAGCGAAACCTATTTCACCAAGGAGCATGCCGGGCAGGGGCCGGCTGCTCCCACGCTCGTGCTGCTGCATGGCACGGGGGGCGACGAGAACCAGTTCTTCAATCTGGGGCGGCAATTGCTGCCCCAGGCCCGGCTGGTCGCCATACGGGGCGATGTGTCCGAGGGTGGAGCGCTGCGCTATTTCAGGCGGACGGGCGAGGGCGTTTACGACATGGACGACCTTGCGGTGCGGACCGAGAAGATGGCGGGGTTCCTGAAGGGGCTGAAGTCGGATGGTCCGCTGATCGGGCTCGGCTATTCCAATGGCGCCAATATTTTGGCCTCGGTGATGATGGCCCATCCCGAACTGATCGATGCGAGCGTGCTCATGCACCCGCTGATCCCCTGGACTCCCGACCCGGTGCACGGGCTTGCAGAGCGGGACGTGCTGATTACGGCGGGGCGGCGAGACCCGATCTGCCCGGCACCGCTCACCCAGGCGCTGGCCGACTGGTTCGGCGCCCAGAGAGCGGCGACGAAGATCGCCTGGCATGAGGGCGGTCACGAAATCGTGCAGGCCGAACTGGCGGCCACCGCGGAATTTCTCGCGGACTTCAATCATGGGTAA
- a CDS encoding diguanylate cyclase — MSAPALLGAKRAMMKSLIGRLAGPSLRTRVLWLVLAALVLVGLAGWFAINRIIDSLTLQFGTMIAERQVQYDRYRGMAALSREISLAEALSRSPVMVDWFADEQNPERMARGLAEMEHYRRSFTDQSVFLVVNASGNYYFNDAQNSFGADPYSYTLEPSLQRDAWYYATRERREGCHLNVNVDEVLRLTKVWINCLVNRGGEVLGMVGTGLDLTDFIREVVDLPQPGVDSIFVDQGGAVQAHRDASLVDFRSITKDIAEKTTVFSLVDTLEDMALLRAMMNGAMEAPNQIRTATLTMGGMPKLVGVGYLDHIGWYNITVMDLDAIIDRRIFLPVGLAAIAILLAVGLALSWIFRIAVLDRLAKVEGGLVALREGRRAVMKPDRSADEIGRLSRTLIEMSDTITDARLSLESQVRERTEQLQSLVNLDALTKIDNRRGFEEKFIVNRRREDDASRINGLMLIDVDNFKAVNDTAGHSAGDQVVIEVARRLKASLRRVDVCARWGGDEFIVLVRDCSPQGLSQIANALTDMMRQMPVVLSDGERLAVTISIGAVLVLVEDSLELATEMADAALYRAKEEGRDRVVLFEREMAMGQDADDDATDDRTVAQAIDSEAV; from the coding sequence ATGAGTGCGCCGGCGCTGTTGGGGGCAAAGCGGGCGATGATGAAATCGCTGATTGGACGACTGGCCGGACCGAGTTTGCGCACACGGGTCCTTTGGCTCGTGCTTGCTGCGCTTGTGCTTGTGGGCCTTGCCGGCTGGTTTGCCATCAACCGCATCATCGACTCCCTGACGCTCCAATTTGGCACCATGATCGCCGAACGGCAGGTCCAGTATGACCGCTATCGCGGCATGGCGGCGCTGAGCCGGGAAATTTCGCTGGCCGAGGCACTCAGCCGTTCTCCGGTCATGGTCGACTGGTTCGCCGACGAACAGAACCCCGAGCGCATGGCGCGCGGGCTGGCCGAAATGGAGCACTACCGGAGATCGTTTACGGACCAGAGCGTTTTCCTGGTCGTCAACGCTTCGGGCAATTACTATTTCAACGACGCCCAGAACAGTTTTGGCGCGGATCCCTACAGCTACACTCTGGAGCCGTCCCTGCAGCGCGATGCCTGGTATTACGCGACGCGGGAGCGGCGCGAGGGGTGTCATCTCAACGTCAATGTCGACGAGGTGCTCAGGCTCACCAAGGTCTGGATCAACTGCCTGGTCAACAGGGGCGGGGAAGTGCTGGGCATGGTGGGCACCGGGCTCGATCTGACCGATTTCATCCGCGAGGTGGTCGATTTGCCCCAGCCGGGCGTCGATTCGATCTTTGTCGATCAGGGCGGCGCGGTGCAGGCACACCGGGATGCTTCGCTCGTCGATTTCCGCTCGATCACCAAGGACATCGCCGAAAAGACGACAGTGTTTTCACTTGTCGATACCCTCGAAGATATGGCGCTGTTGCGGGCCATGATGAACGGGGCGATGGAGGCCCCCAACCAGATTCGCACCGCGACGCTGACCATGGGGGGCATGCCCAAGCTGGTCGGGGTGGGCTATCTCGATCACATCGGTTGGTACAACATCACGGTGATGGACCTTGATGCCATCATTGACCGGCGAATCTTTTTGCCCGTCGGGTTGGCCGCCATCGCGATCCTTTTGGCGGTGGGGCTGGCGCTGAGCTGGATTTTCCGCATCGCGGTGCTCGACCGGCTCGCAAAGGTGGAGGGCGGGCTTGTCGCCCTGCGCGAGGGCAGGCGGGCGGTGATGAAGCCCGATCGCAGCGCCGACGAAATCGGCAGGCTGTCGCGCACGCTGATCGAAATGTCCGATACGATTACCGATGCGCGGCTGAGCCTTGAGAGCCAGGTGCGCGAGCGCACCGAGCAGCTCCAGTCACTGGTCAATCTCGACGCGTTGACCAAGATCGACAATCGGCGCGGGTTCGAGGAAAAGTTCATCGTCAATCGTCGCCGGGAGGACGATGCCAGCCGGATCAACGGGCTGATGCTGATCGACGTCGACAACTTCAAGGCCGTCAACGATACCGCGGGCCATTCGGCGGGCGACCAAGTGGTGATCGAGGTGGCCCGGCGCCTCAAAGCGTCACTGCGGCGCGTGGATGTCTGCGCGCGGTGGGGCGGAGACGAGTTCATCGTTCTGGTGCGCGACTGCTCGCCACAGGGGTTGTCCCAGATCGCCAACGCGCTCACCGACATGATGCGCCAAATGCCGGTGGTTCTCTCGGACGGAGAGCGACTGGCGGTGACCATCAGTATCGGCGCGGTGCTCGTGCTGGTCGAGGACAGCCTCGAGCTTGCCACCGAGATGGCCGATGCGGCGCTCTACAGGGCCAAGGAAGAGGGCCGCGACCGGGTGGTGCTGTTCGAGCGCGAGATGGCCATGGGCCAAGACGCCGACGACGATGCGACCGATGACCGAACGGTCGCGCAGGCGATCGACAGCGAGGCCGTCTAG
- a CDS encoding GNAT family N-acetyltransferase, whose amino-acid sequence MAIDLDIHHTVNGDHGRYWADLDGGAQAEMTYLRRPDRSIIITHTGVPRAFEGRGIALQLVKRAVADAREGNFKIVPQCPYVAVQFRRHPDWDDLLV is encoded by the coding sequence ATGGCCATCGATCTCGACATCCACCACACAGTGAACGGCGACCATGGACGCTATTGGGCCGACCTCGACGGGGGCGCGCAGGCCGAAATGACCTATCTGCGCCGGCCGGACCGCTCGATCATCATTACCCACACCGGCGTTCCGCGCGCCTTCGAGGGCCGCGGCATTGCCCTGCAACTGGTCAAGCGCGCCGTTGCCGATGCGCGTGAGGGCAATTTCAAGATCGTCCCGCAATGTCCCTATGTGGCCGTGCAGTTCCGCCGCCATCCCGATTGGGACGACCTGCTGGTCTAG
- a CDS encoding RidA family protein, which yields MIERGPRPVAPFSHAVEADGWVFVTGQMPTDPDAPDAPLPEGIVAQTRRVMDNLAIVLGGIGLSLENITMARIYLTALERDYAEMNATYQSYFEPGKLPARTTIGVTGLAVGALVEIDLIARR from the coding sequence ATGATCGAGCGCGGCCCGCGTCCGGTCGCCCCGTTTTCCCATGCCGTCGAGGCCGATGGCTGGGTGTTTGTCACCGGACAGATGCCCACCGATCCCGACGCCCCCGATGCGCCGCTGCCCGAGGGCATCGTGGCGCAGACGCGGCGGGTGATGGACAATCTGGCAATCGTTCTGGGCGGGATCGGGTTGTCGCTTGAAAACATCACGATGGCGCGGATCTATCTCACCGCCCTCGAGCGCGACTACGCCGAGATGAATGCGACCTATCAATCATATTTCGAGCCCGGAAAACTACCGGCCCGGACGACAATCGGGGTGACCGGGCTGGCGGTTGGGGCGCTTGTCGAGATCGACCTCATCGCGCGCCGCTGA
- a CDS encoding VOC family protein, translated as MLDTGPSVATPLLVPTRTRLGQIHIAVTDPERALSIWRDVVGLTLINRTPDRLELGVGGKVLVVLETGADGPVVPHTVGLYHVAIHVPTRRDFARMLNRAIAARIRISPTDHLVSEALYLWDLDGNGIEITFETPWRGKFVEHDELMAVTPDGKTHSGREPIDVPGLMAELDGDETPFAPMPEGTRIGHVHVHVDDLDTAMGFYRDQIGFAGQLLSRRYGMGDVNLDYAPHILAFNIWAGRNPAMPPVGASGLRWFEIVVPDAKTLSKIRDRLTIAGSDVEDIETGIETRDPAGNRLRVLLA; from the coding sequence ATGCTCGACACCGGACCCAGCGTCGCAACGCCGCTTCTGGTTCCCACCCGGACCCGTCTGGGACAGATCCATATTGCCGTCACCGACCCCGAGCGCGCCCTGTCCATCTGGCGCGATGTTGTCGGACTGACCCTGATAAACCGGACACCCGACCGGCTCGAACTGGGCGTTGGCGGCAAGGTGCTTGTTGTGCTCGAAACCGGCGCCGACGGGCCGGTCGTCCCCCATACCGTCGGGCTCTACCACGTCGCCATTCACGTTCCCACGCGCCGCGATTTCGCCCGCATGCTCAACCGTGCCATCGCCGCCCGCATTCGCATCTCCCCCACCGACCATCTGGTCTCCGAGGCGCTTTACCTGTGGGATCTCGACGGCAACGGCATCGAAATCACCTTCGAAACCCCATGGCGCGGAAAATTCGTCGAACATGACGAACTGATGGCCGTAACCCCGGACGGCAAAACCCATTCAGGCCGCGAGCCCATTGACGTGCCCGGCCTTATGGCCGAACTCGACGGCGACGAAACCCCGTTCGCCCCCATGCCCGAGGGCACCCGCATCGGACACGTCCACGTCCATGTGGACGATCTCGATACCGCCATGGGCTTTTACCGCGACCAGATCGGCTTTGCCGGCCAGCTTCTCTCGCGCCGTTACGGCATGGGCGACGTCAATCTCGATTATGCTCCCCACATTCTGGCCTTCAACATCTGGGCCGGCCGCAATCCCGCAATGCCCCCCGTCGGCGCATCGGGCCTGCGCTGGTTCGAAATCGTCGTCCCCGACGCAAAAACCCTCTCGAAAATTCGCGACCGCCTCACCATCGCCGGATCGGATGTCGAGGACATCGAAACCGGCATCGAAACCCGCGACCCCGCCGGCAACCGCCTGCGTGTTCTACTCGCTTAG
- a CDS encoding GntR family transcriptional regulator: MDTAETTYSFLSGSAEMPRGSMAARVAAQLRNAIIELRLPPGTMLDKAQICARLGVSRSPVAEAFARLESEGLLDILPQRGTVVSFLSLGAIKEYIFIRKALEGEAVRTLASHRPPGLIERLEANVQAQRESARNEDRQTFHRLDLEFHDELLGALDYRRMKAVVDTARNNLDRARQMTNTIRRIAVGIEEHANIAAEIKVGKGDRAARAMHVHLDGMISETEALADRHPELFVSRAASRGPAPSGVIRDLATIRRVPST; encoded by the coding sequence ATGGATACCGCCGAAACGACCTATTCCTTTCTTTCCGGTTCGGCTGAAATGCCGCGTGGGTCCATGGCCGCCAGAGTGGCCGCGCAATTGCGCAACGCCATCATCGAACTCCGCCTGCCCCCCGGCACCATGCTCGACAAAGCTCAGATCTGTGCCCGGCTCGGCGTCTCGCGTTCCCCGGTGGCCGAAGCCTTTGCACGGCTGGAATCCGAAGGACTGCTCGATATCCTTCCCCAACGCGGCACCGTTGTGTCCTTCCTCTCGCTCGGCGCCATCAAGGAATACATCTTCATCCGCAAGGCCCTTGAGGGCGAGGCGGTTCGCACGCTCGCCTCCCACCGCCCACCCGGTCTCATCGAGCGGCTGGAAGCCAATGTTCAGGCCCAGCGCGAAAGCGCCCGCAACGAGGACCGGCAGACCTTCCATCGTCTCGATTTGGAATTTCACGATGAGCTGTTGGGTGCGCTGGACTACAGGCGCATGAAGGCTGTCGTCGATACCGCCCGCAACAATCTCGATCGAGCCCGGCAGATGACCAACACCATCCGCCGCATCGCCGTCGGCATCGAAGAACACGCCAATATCGCCGCCGAGATAAAGGTCGGAAAAGGCGACCGGGCAGCCCGCGCCATGCATGTTCATCTCGATGGCATGATCAGCGAAACCGAAGCCCTGGCCGACCGTCATCCCGAGCTTTTCGTCTCCCGCGCCGCCAGTCGCGGCCCCGCCCCATCCGGCGTTATTCGCGATTTGGCAACAATCCGTCGCGTTCCGTCCACTTAA
- a CDS encoding NAD-dependent succinate-semialdehyde dehydrogenase, with translation MTLTSALTDRLKEPRLIAAGGFINGKWNTVSSRGKVFRVANPATGEVLAQIPDLSTHATREAIDAAHAAQPGWVAKSAKERADLLKSLHRLMVENADDLATILTLEMGKPWKEARGEILYGASFIEWFAEEARRVYGDTIPGHTANTRISVIKQPVGVVGVITPWNFPNAMLARKLAPALAAGCTVVSKPASETPLSALAIARLMEWAGFPAGVLNIVPGTDSAAIGQELCANPKVAKISFTGSTNVGKILMRQCADGIKRMSMELGGNAPFIVFDDADVDAAVAGAIASKFRNAGQTCVCANRVYVQAGIHDAFVARLKDKMAELKLGNGMDEGVELGPLITDKAVGKVEELVGDAREKGADVVMGGAATGERTFYPPTLLVGATREMRLAREEIFGPVAPVFKFETVDEAIELANATEFGLAAYFYGKDISQVTRVAEALEYGIVGINTGMISTEVAPFGGVKQSGFGREGSKYGIEDYLNIKYLCLAV, from the coding sequence ATGACCCTGACATCCGCGCTCACCGATCGGCTCAAGGAACCGCGGCTGATTGCAGCCGGCGGCTTTATCAACGGCAAGTGGAACACGGTCTCCTCGCGGGGGAAGGTGTTTCGGGTTGCCAATCCGGCAACCGGTGAGGTGCTGGCGCAGATTCCCGACCTTTCGACCCATGCAACGCGCGAGGCGATCGATGCCGCCCATGCGGCACAGCCGGGCTGGGTGGCAAAATCGGCAAAGGAGCGTGCCGATCTGCTCAAAAGCCTGCATCGGCTGATGGTGGAAAACGCCGACGACCTGGCCACCATTCTGACGCTGGAAATGGGCAAGCCCTGGAAGGAAGCGCGCGGGGAAATTCTTTACGGCGCCAGCTTTATCGAATGGTTCGCCGAGGAGGCGCGGCGCGTCTATGGCGATACGATCCCCGGGCACACCGCCAACACCAGAATCAGCGTCATCAAGCAGCCGGTGGGGGTGGTGGGGGTCATTACGCCCTGGAATTTCCCCAACGCGATGCTGGCGAGGAAACTGGCGCCGGCCCTGGCGGCGGGATGCACTGTGGTCTCCAAGCCAGCGTCGGAAACGCCGCTTTCGGCGCTGGCGATTGCACGGCTGATGGAATGGGCGGGATTTCCGGCCGGGGTGCTCAACATCGTGCCGGGTACGGACTCGGCGGCCATCGGGCAGGAATTGTGCGCCAATCCCAAGGTCGCCAAGATATCCTTTACCGGCTCGACCAATGTGGGAAAGATCCTGATGCGGCAATGCGCGGACGGGATCAAGCGCATGAGCATGGAACTGGGCGGGAACGCACCGTTCATCGTGTTCGATGACGCCGATGTCGATGCAGCGGTCGCGGGGGCCATTGCATCGAAATTCCGCAATGCGGGGCAGACCTGCGTTTGCGCCAACCGGGTCTATGTGCAGGCGGGTATTCATGATGCGTTCGTGGCGCGGCTCAAAGACAAAATGGCCGAGCTCAAGCTTGGCAATGGCATGGACGAGGGGGTCGAGTTGGGCCCGCTGATCACCGACAAGGCGGTGGGCAAGGTCGAAGAGCTTGTGGGCGACGCGAGGGAAAAGGGTGCCGATGTGGTCATGGGCGGGGCTGCGACCGGGGAGCGGACCTTTTATCCGCCCACGCTTCTGGTTGGAGCGACCAGGGAGATGCGGCTGGCGCGCGAGGAGATTTTTGGCCCGGTGGCGCCGGTTTTCAAGTTCGAAACCGTCGATGAGGCGATCGAGTTGGCCAATGCGACCGAATTCGGGCTGGCGGCCTATTTCTATGGCAAGGACATATCGCAAGTGACCCGCGTCGCCGAGGCGCTGGAATACGGGATCGTGGGGATCAATACGGGGATGATTTCGACCGAGGTGGCGCCGTTCGGCGGGGTCAAGCAGTCGGGGTTCGGCCGGGAAGGCTCCAAATACGGGATCGAGGATTATCTCAACATCAAATATCTCTGCCTTGCCGTGTAA